Proteins encoded together in one Amblyomma americanum isolate KBUSLIRL-KWMA chromosome 1, ASM5285725v1, whole genome shotgun sequence window:
- the Coq4 gene encoding coenzyme Q4 isoform X3, with translation MLRLPAFVCYRRHSVKRSVYRLPRFLAQTPGCSPLLLTARPLAQASSAETQGHNEPLVEQGPLYPGHIPTTFAQKALISVGSALAAITDPFRDDMVAVFGEVTGAYAFRDLHRIMSNDEEGRQILRDRPRINTRTVDLDYLSRLPDYTFGYTYYRFLHDNIVSPDSRLPVQFVDDAELAYVAQRYREVHDLIHTILEMPIHMLGEVTVKWVEAIHTKMPMCSTGAVFGAIRLKPKQRRDYVNIHLPWALRVGFNAKNLMCVYYEKHWEEPLSELQQKLGIEPFPRQTPRQTDRGK, from the exons ATGCTGCGTTTGCCAGCCTTTGTATGTTATCGTCGCCACTCCGTTAAACGTAGTGTGTACCGCTTGCCACGTTTTCTGGCACAAACACCTGGGTGTAGCCCCCTTCTGTTGACCGCTCGTCCGCTTGCACAGGCGAGCAGTGCTGAAACGCAGGGACATAATG AGCCACTGGTTGAGCAGGGGCCCCTGTATCCTGGCCACATACCGACAACTTTCGCGCAGAAAGCTCTGATATCGGTCGGTTCAGCACTAGCTGCTATAACTGATCCTTTTAGAGATG ATATGGTGGCTGTCTTTGGAGAAGTTACAGGGGCTTACGCTTTTCGGGATTTGCACAGGATAATGTCGAATGACGAAGAAGGTCGACAGATATTAAG AGACCGGCCAAGAATCAACACTCGCACAGTGGACTTGGACTACCTCAGCCGCCTTCCCGATTACACTTTCGGCTACACGTACTACCGGTTCCTGCATGACAAC ATTGTGTCACCTGACTCCAGGCTTCCCGTGCAGTTTGTTGATGATGCTGAGTTGGCTTATGTGGCTCAGAGATACCGTGAGGTGCACGACCTGATCCACACAATCCTTGAGATGCCAATCCACATGCTCGGTGAAGTGACGGTGAAGTGGGTTGAAGCCATCCACACCAAGATGCCCATGTGCTCAACTGGCGCAGTTTTTGGAGCAATTCGCCTGAAGCCCAA acaACGACGAGATTATGTCAACATCCACCTGCCTTGGGCTTTAAGAGTGGGATTTAACGCCAAGAATCTCATGTGTGTCTATTATGAAAAGCACTGGGAGGAGCCTCTTTCCGAGTTGCAGCAAAAATTGGGCATCGAACCCTTTCCCAGGCAGACACCTCGTCAAACTGACAGAG gaaagtAG
- the Coq4 gene encoding coenzyme Q4 isoform X4 has product MVAVFGEVTGAYAFRDLHRIMSNDEEGRQILRDRPRINTRTVDLDYLSRLPDYTFGYTYYRFLHDNIVSPDSRLPVQFVDDAELAYVAQRYREVHDLIHTILEMPIHMLGEVTVKWVEAIHTKMPMCSTGAVFGAIRLKPKQRRDYVNIHLPWALRVGFNAKNLMCVYYEKHWEEPLSELQQKLGIEPFPRQTPRQTDRGRRNSPDQDVDDTQHLHQMSPINVAGRGKHNHLLGRGLPNNRAHSRDRRRSATRWETGSATRWRRQNVSNVAI; this is encoded by the exons ATGGTGGCTGTCTTTGGAGAAGTTACAGGGGCTTACGCTTTTCGGGATTTGCACAGGATAATGTCGAATGACGAAGAAGGTCGACAGATATTAAG AGACCGGCCAAGAATCAACACTCGCACAGTGGACTTGGACTACCTCAGCCGCCTTCCCGATTACACTTTCGGCTACACGTACTACCGGTTCCTGCATGACAAC ATTGTGTCACCTGACTCCAGGCTTCCCGTGCAGTTTGTTGATGATGCTGAGTTGGCTTATGTGGCTCAGAGATACCGTGAGGTGCACGACCTGATCCACACAATCCTTGAGATGCCAATCCACATGCTCGGTGAAGTGACGGTGAAGTGGGTTGAAGCCATCCACACCAAGATGCCCATGTGCTCAACTGGCGCAGTTTTTGGAGCAATTCGCCTGAAGCCCAA acaACGACGAGATTATGTCAACATCCACCTGCCTTGGGCTTTAAGAGTGGGATTTAACGCCAAGAATCTCATGTGTGTCTATTATGAAAAGCACTGGGAGGAGCCTCTTTCCGAGTTGCAGCAAAAATTGGGCATCGAACCCTTTCCCAGGCAGACACCTCGTCAAACTGACAGAG gacgccgaaacTCCCCAGACCAGGACGTCGAtgacacccagcacctccaccaaatgtcaccgataaacgtaGCAGGGCGCGGGAAGCACAACcatttactggggcgaggcttgccgaacaacCGCGCACATTCGAGGGacagaagacgttcggccacacgctgggagacaggttcggccaccaggtggcgccggcagaatgtcagcaatgtGGCAATATGA
- the Coq4 gene encoding coenzyme Q4 isoform X1, which translates to MLRLPAFVCYRRHSVKRSVYRLPRFLAQTPGCSPLLLTARPLAQASSAETQGHNEPLVEQGPLYPGHIPTTFAQKALISVGSALAAITDPFRDDMVAVFGEVTGAYAFRDLHRIMSNDEEGRQILRDRPRINTRTVDLDYLSRLPDYTFGYTYYRFLHDNIVSPDSRLPVQFVDDAELAYVAQRYREVHDLIHTILEMPIHMLGEVTVKWVEAIHTKMPMCSTGAVFGAIRLKPKQRRDYVNIHLPWALRVGFNAKNLMCVYYEKHWEEPLSELQQKLGIEPFPRQTPRQTDRGRRNSPDQDVDDTQHLHQMSPINVAGRGKHNHLLGRGLPNNRAHSRDRRRSATRWETGSATRWRRQNVSNVAI; encoded by the exons ATGCTGCGTTTGCCAGCCTTTGTATGTTATCGTCGCCACTCCGTTAAACGTAGTGTGTACCGCTTGCCACGTTTTCTGGCACAAACACCTGGGTGTAGCCCCCTTCTGTTGACCGCTCGTCCGCTTGCACAGGCGAGCAGTGCTGAAACGCAGGGACATAATG AGCCACTGGTTGAGCAGGGGCCCCTGTATCCTGGCCACATACCGACAACTTTCGCGCAGAAAGCTCTGATATCGGTCGGTTCAGCACTAGCTGCTATAACTGATCCTTTTAGAGATG ATATGGTGGCTGTCTTTGGAGAAGTTACAGGGGCTTACGCTTTTCGGGATTTGCACAGGATAATGTCGAATGACGAAGAAGGTCGACAGATATTAAG AGACCGGCCAAGAATCAACACTCGCACAGTGGACTTGGACTACCTCAGCCGCCTTCCCGATTACACTTTCGGCTACACGTACTACCGGTTCCTGCATGACAAC ATTGTGTCACCTGACTCCAGGCTTCCCGTGCAGTTTGTTGATGATGCTGAGTTGGCTTATGTGGCTCAGAGATACCGTGAGGTGCACGACCTGATCCACACAATCCTTGAGATGCCAATCCACATGCTCGGTGAAGTGACGGTGAAGTGGGTTGAAGCCATCCACACCAAGATGCCCATGTGCTCAACTGGCGCAGTTTTTGGAGCAATTCGCCTGAAGCCCAA acaACGACGAGATTATGTCAACATCCACCTGCCTTGGGCTTTAAGAGTGGGATTTAACGCCAAGAATCTCATGTGTGTCTATTATGAAAAGCACTGGGAGGAGCCTCTTTCCGAGTTGCAGCAAAAATTGGGCATCGAACCCTTTCCCAGGCAGACACCTCGTCAAACTGACAGAG gacgccgaaacTCCCCAGACCAGGACGTCGAtgacacccagcacctccaccaaatgtcaccgataaacgtaGCAGGGCGCGGGAAGCACAACcatttactggggcgaggcttgccgaacaacCGCGCACATTCGAGGGacagaagacgttcggccacacgctgggagacaggttcggccaccaggtggcgccggcagaatgtcagcaatgtGGCAATATGA
- the Coq4 gene encoding coenzyme Q4 isoform X2 → MLRLPAFVCYRRHSVKRSVYRLPRFLAQTPGCSPLLLTARPLAQASSAETQGHNEPLVEQGPLYPGHIPTTFAQKALISVGSALAAITDPFRDDMVAVFGEVTGAYAFRDLHRIMSNDEEGRQILRDRPRINTRTVDLDYLSRLPDYTFGYTYYRFLHDNIVSPDSRLPVQFVDDAELAYVAQRYREVHDLIHTILEMPIHMLGEVTVKWVEAIHTKMPMCSTGAVFGAIRLKPKQRRDYVNIHLPWALRVGFNAKNLMCVYYEKHWEEPLSELQQKLGIEPFPRQTPRQTDRGERSKTWVDESG, encoded by the exons ATGCTGCGTTTGCCAGCCTTTGTATGTTATCGTCGCCACTCCGTTAAACGTAGTGTGTACCGCTTGCCACGTTTTCTGGCACAAACACCTGGGTGTAGCCCCCTTCTGTTGACCGCTCGTCCGCTTGCACAGGCGAGCAGTGCTGAAACGCAGGGACATAATG AGCCACTGGTTGAGCAGGGGCCCCTGTATCCTGGCCACATACCGACAACTTTCGCGCAGAAAGCTCTGATATCGGTCGGTTCAGCACTAGCTGCTATAACTGATCCTTTTAGAGATG ATATGGTGGCTGTCTTTGGAGAAGTTACAGGGGCTTACGCTTTTCGGGATTTGCACAGGATAATGTCGAATGACGAAGAAGGTCGACAGATATTAAG AGACCGGCCAAGAATCAACACTCGCACAGTGGACTTGGACTACCTCAGCCGCCTTCCCGATTACACTTTCGGCTACACGTACTACCGGTTCCTGCATGACAAC ATTGTGTCACCTGACTCCAGGCTTCCCGTGCAGTTTGTTGATGATGCTGAGTTGGCTTATGTGGCTCAGAGATACCGTGAGGTGCACGACCTGATCCACACAATCCTTGAGATGCCAATCCACATGCTCGGTGAAGTGACGGTGAAGTGGGTTGAAGCCATCCACACCAAGATGCCCATGTGCTCAACTGGCGCAGTTTTTGGAGCAATTCGCCTGAAGCCCAA acaACGACGAGATTATGTCAACATCCACCTGCCTTGGGCTTTAAGAGTGGGATTTAACGCCAAGAATCTCATGTGTGTCTATTATGAAAAGCACTGGGAGGAGCCTCTTTCCGAGTTGCAGCAAAAATTGGGCATCGAACCCTTTCCCAGGCAGACACCTCGTCAAACTGACAGAG